In Flavivirga abyssicola, the following are encoded in one genomic region:
- a CDS encoding nuclear transport factor 2 family protein, which translates to MTTQEVAGQLVNYCRQGQFAEAIQNLYGQNIVSVEPDGAPVKETKGLDAVIAKGQQFNDMVEEIHGMEISDPIVADKFFSCTMKMDVTFKGSPRTNMHEVCVYKVEDGKIVREEFFFTPMQHG; encoded by the coding sequence ATGACAACACAAGAAGTTGCAGGACAGTTAGTGAATTATTGCAGACAAGGACAGTTTGCTGAAGCTATTCAAAATTTATACGGACAAAACATTGTCAGTGTAGAACCAGATGGAGCACCTGTTAAAGAAACTAAAGGATTAGATGCGGTTATTGCCAAGGGCCAACAATTTAATGATATGGTAGAGGAAATTCATGGTATGGAAATTTCTGATCCTATTGTAGCAGATAAATTCTTTTCATGTACTATGAAAATGGATGTCACATTTAAAGGGTCACCTCGAACCAATATGCATGAGGTTTGCGTTTATAAAGTAGAAGATGGCAAAATAGTAAGAGAAGAGTTCTTTTTTACGCCTATGCAACATGGGTAG
- a CDS encoding M3 family metallopeptidase — MTKNILTKPFETVYNSAPFSKITNEDFLPAFKQAITSAKSEIDAIAKNNELPTFKNTIEALDFSGEQLGRISSIFFNLNSAETNDTIQKIAQEVSPLLSEFSNDITLNEDLFKRVKAVYDTKDSLDLNVEQQTLLDKKYKSFSRNGANLSEDKKQELRDIDKQLSQLTLKFGENVLAETNAFEMLITNEDDLSGLPEGTKEAAKQLAESKEKEGWLFTLDYPSYIPFMTYADNRELRKKLALAAGAKAFKGDALDNQDNVLQIVKLRFQRANLLGYKTHAHFVLEERMAKTPEAVKSFLNELLEKAKPAAELEFKNLQNFAKELDGIEQLEKWDASYYSEKLKQKLFSLDDEKLKPYFKLEHVIDGAFTVANKLFDLNFEEIDTIDTYHEDVFTYKVTNNDGDLISIFYADFFPRSGKRNGAWMTSYKPQSIKHGVNDRPHISIVCNFTKPTKSKPSLLTFNEVTTLFHEFGHALHGMLANTTYPSLSGTSVFWDFVELPSQVLENWCYEKEALELFATHYETGEVIPMDLVEKIKESATFHEGMQTLRQLSFGLLDMSWHANESPETIKSVKAHETEAFKNTTLYPEVLENCMSTSFSHIFQGGYSSGYYSYKWAEVLDADAFEYFKESGIFNKEVADKFKNHVLSQGGTENPMTLYKRFRGQEPRPEALLKRAGLLK; from the coding sequence ACACTATAGAAGCTTTAGATTTTTCAGGCGAGCAATTAGGTAGAATTTCTAGTATATTTTTTAATTTAAATTCTGCTGAAACTAATGATACCATACAAAAAATAGCACAAGAGGTATCTCCTTTATTATCAGAATTCAGTAACGACATTACTCTAAATGAGGACTTATTTAAACGTGTAAAAGCGGTTTATGACACTAAGGATTCTTTAGATTTAAACGTTGAACAACAAACCTTACTTGATAAAAAATATAAAAGTTTTTCACGAAATGGGGCTAACTTATCCGAAGATAAAAAACAAGAACTTCGAGATATTGATAAACAACTAAGCCAGTTAACACTAAAATTTGGAGAAAATGTATTGGCAGAAACCAATGCATTTGAAATGCTAATTACCAACGAGGATGATTTATCCGGTTTGCCAGAAGGCACTAAAGAGGCTGCTAAGCAGTTGGCCGAATCTAAAGAAAAAGAAGGTTGGTTGTTTACATTAGATTATCCTAGTTACATTCCTTTTATGACGTATGCCGATAATCGTGAATTAAGAAAAAAACTAGCGCTTGCAGCTGGAGCAAAAGCGTTTAAAGGTGACGCTCTAGATAATCAAGATAATGTATTACAAATAGTTAAACTAAGATTTCAACGTGCTAATCTTTTGGGTTACAAAACGCATGCACATTTTGTCCTGGAAGAACGTATGGCAAAAACGCCGGAAGCTGTTAAAAGCTTTTTAAATGAATTGCTTGAAAAAGCAAAACCAGCTGCTGAACTAGAGTTTAAAAACCTTCAAAATTTTGCTAAAGAATTAGATGGTATTGAACAGCTTGAAAAATGGGATGCTTCATATTATTCTGAAAAATTAAAACAAAAATTATTCAGTCTTGATGATGAAAAATTAAAACCATATTTCAAATTAGAACATGTGATTGATGGCGCCTTTACCGTTGCCAATAAATTATTTGATTTGAATTTTGAAGAAATTGATACCATAGATACATATCACGAGGATGTTTTTACTTATAAAGTCACTAATAATGATGGGGATTTAATTTCCATTTTCTATGCCGATTTTTTTCCACGATCAGGAAAACGAAATGGTGCATGGATGACATCTTACAAGCCACAGTCTATAAAGCATGGTGTTAATGATAGACCACATATATCTATTGTTTGCAACTTTACAAAACCAACAAAGAGCAAACCTTCACTTCTAACTTTTAATGAGGTTACAACCTTGTTTCATGAATTTGGACATGCATTGCATGGTATGCTAGCAAACACAACCTATCCAAGTTTATCTGGAACCAGCGTATTTTGGGATTTTGTTGAGTTACCAAGTCAAGTTTTAGAGAATTGGTGCTATGAAAAAGAAGCTTTAGAATTGTTTGCCACGCATTATGAAACTGGAGAAGTCATTCCAATGGACTTAGTTGAAAAGATAAAAGAATCTGCTACTTTTCATGAAGGCATGCAAACCTTAAGGCAGTTAAGCTTTGGGTTGTTAGACATGAGCTGGCACGCAAATGAATCTCCAGAAACGATAAAATCAGTCAAAGCACACGAAACTGAAGCTTTTAAAAACACAACACTTTACCCAGAAGTATTAGAAAACTGTATGAGCACTTCGTTTTCACACATCTTTCAAGGAGGTTATTCATCTGGATATTACAGTTATAAATGGGCTGAAGTTTTAGATGCTGATGCCTTCGAATATTTTAAAGAGTCAGGTATTTTTAACAAAGAAGTTGCTGATAAATTTAAAAACCATGTATTATCTCAAGGTGGAACAGAAAACCCTATGACACTTTACAAGCGTTTTAGAGGTCAAGAACCTAGGCCCGAAGCCCTATTAAAGCGTGCTGGGTTGTTGAAATAA